Proteins co-encoded in one Tautonia rosea genomic window:
- a CDS encoding toxin-antitoxin system HicB family antitoxin, with protein MPETVVHFQIRMPPALHEQLASWAKEDKASLNALIVGLLEKAVEQHSKGGSKEKTLSG; from the coding sequence ATGCCAGAGACAGTCGTTCATTTCCAAATTCGCATGCCTCCAGCCCTTCATGAGCAATTGGCGAGCTGGGCCAAGGAAGATAAGGCGTCTCTGAACGCTCTAATTGTCGGACTGCTTGAGAAGGCAGTCGAACAGCACAGCAAAGGCGGATCGAAGGAAAAAACCCTCTCCGGCTGA